A section of the Myxococcus virescens genome encodes:
- a CDS encoding sensor histidine kinase, translating into MMRRWTFAQRVSAGLSACLFAGLLLLATLLSAVYAQASMPPGHGALPQAVLAGLLGLACVAALGFVLHRALAPLHARHQCSEQHLQLLMDGVTDYALCFLDRHGRVTAWNAGAERLTGWSEVELAGRDADRIYPVDEVAAGVPRAHRERAAREGRLLAEGWRVRRDGSRFWAETLLTALYDAHGRLRGFVKVTRDITERRRMERAQALFAEAGRVLQPLSGAREVGEALTRLCVPEVADACILFLPSEDGRVRPHAVACEDIAATHRMWEPLLRCPEDGEVGPSRVVRTGRSELLPELDGARLPPALEGSAHGELLCALGVTSALTVPLAVGSRVLGALCLLSTGTHRRFGEVDRAFMEELAARAALALDNARLLAQAQDALELIGIAAHDLGNPLSSLQLRLRRLSMQSAGTSDTRLREGLAGAEGETRRLGRLVHNLLDLSRLSAGRMVLDTEPLDLAHLVREVVERHRDQASAAGCALSIHVEEGATGQWDRQRLDRVVTNLLSNALKFGRGHPVELRVQADTRCVRLAIRDGGIGIGVEAQQRLFRRFQRVHADGQHPGTGLGLYIVRQLVEAHGGTIHVQSRTGEGSEFTIELPRRTNKESCSVNEVQV; encoded by the coding sequence ATGATGCGCCGTTGGACGTTCGCCCAGCGAGTGAGCGCCGGCCTGTCCGCCTGCCTGTTCGCCGGGTTGCTGCTGCTCGCGACGCTGCTGTCCGCCGTCTACGCGCAAGCCAGCATGCCCCCGGGCCACGGCGCCCTGCCCCAGGCCGTCCTGGCGGGGCTGCTGGGTCTGGCCTGCGTGGCGGCGCTGGGCTTCGTGCTCCACCGCGCGCTGGCGCCGCTGCATGCGCGCCACCAATGCAGCGAGCAGCACCTGCAGCTCCTCATGGACGGAGTGACGGACTATGCGCTGTGCTTCCTGGACCGGCACGGCCGGGTGACGGCATGGAACGCGGGCGCCGAGCGCCTCACGGGCTGGTCCGAGGTGGAGCTCGCCGGACGCGACGCGGACCGCATCTACCCGGTGGACGAGGTGGCCGCGGGCGTGCCCCGCGCGCACCGTGAGCGGGCCGCGCGCGAGGGGCGCCTGCTGGCGGAGGGCTGGCGGGTGCGCCGCGATGGCAGCCGCTTCTGGGCGGAGACGCTGCTCACCGCGCTGTACGACGCGCACGGGCGGCTGCGCGGCTTCGTGAAGGTGACACGCGACATCACCGAGCGCCGCCGGATGGAGCGGGCCCAGGCGCTCTTCGCGGAAGCCGGCCGCGTGCTCCAGCCGCTGTCAGGCGCGCGCGAAGTGGGCGAGGCCCTCACCCGGCTGTGCGTGCCCGAGGTGGCCGACGCCTGCATCCTCTTCCTCCCCTCCGAGGACGGCAGGGTGCGTCCGCACGCGGTGGCCTGCGAGGACATCGCCGCCACCCACCGCATGTGGGAGCCGCTGCTGCGCTGTCCGGAGGATGGCGAGGTGGGCCCCTCCCGCGTGGTGCGCACGGGCCGCAGCGAGCTGCTCCCGGAGCTGGACGGCGCCCGTCTCCCGCCGGCGCTGGAAGGCAGCGCACACGGCGAGCTGCTGTGCGCGCTGGGCGTGACGTCCGCCCTCACGGTGCCGCTGGCGGTGGGCTCCCGCGTGCTGGGCGCGCTGTGCCTGCTGTCCACCGGCACGCACCGCCGCTTCGGCGAGGTGGACCGGGCCTTCATGGAGGAGCTGGCCGCGCGCGCCGCGCTCGCGCTCGACAACGCCCGGCTGCTGGCACAGGCGCAGGACGCGCTGGAGCTCATCGGCATCGCCGCGCATGACCTGGGCAACCCACTCAGCTCGCTCCAGCTGCGGCTGCGGCGCCTGTCCATGCAGAGCGCCGGCACCTCCGACACGCGGCTGCGAGAAGGTCTGGCCGGAGCCGAGGGCGAAACGCGGCGCCTGGGCCGGCTGGTGCACAACCTCCTGGACCTGTCCCGCCTGTCAGCGGGCCGCATGGTGCTGGACACGGAGCCGCTGGACCTGGCGCACCTGGTGCGCGAGGTGGTGGAGCGCCACCGCGACCAGGCCAGCGCCGCGGGCTGCGCCCTCAGCATCCACGTGGAGGAAGGCGCCACCGGCCAGTGGGACCGGCAGCGCCTGGACCGCGTCGTCACCAACCTGCTGAGCAACGCCCTCAAGTTCGGCCGCGGCCACCCCGTGGAGCTGCGCGTCCAGGCCGACACCCGCTGCGTCCGCCTGGCCATCCGGGACGGCGGCATCGGCATTGGCGTGGAAGCACAGCAGCGCCTGTTCCGCCGATTCCAGCGCGTCCATGCCGACGGGCAGCACCCCGGCACCGGCTTGGGGCTCTACATCGTCCGCCAGCTCGTCGAGGCCCACGGGGGCACCATCCACGTCCAGAGTCGAACCGGGGAAGGCTCGGAATTCACAATTGAGCTTCCCCGCAGGACAAACAAGGAATCCTGCTCAGTGAATGAAGTGCAGGTATGA
- a CDS encoding cytochrome C, whose product MGGLGAPRALLASLAGLMLACGGQDTPDAASLDTQAPDTVSLETRALETRALDTRSAEKALLDADPQSLLGGWPWPGNKTPAVALALEVKNGVGQPLRVREGSTFFINQIDIRTFVTSTKDEGLRNLIAQSDFGGLGWWGVRQVDQESIGAPGPYTRRRFFRNAAWMDLPSHFIVEPVDSRGRLTGVPILLNAGTEHQRRAGMDDFFIRRFRGIQTASGCATPDDCSASTQFEEEAILELRNAYEHAQRQTLTLRSDTRTLRLRWSLRPAAPYEIPVEQVRDARYAYGFRIGVEALTPPRPDGTYAPGTEISFQLTLRDGAGNRLHEKGYLPPYNEVAPDGTESGLQYYRAFFDATTTYYRRKHRERMLMTQIIGPAQNIQPIRSIVALEAFLDPEVDEQVVATPERDGVFSQFATLPFANVLFGGAFIDPNLWNQPNTDTWQFKLPDNAAPGTYLVTVKGRRVYLGEDLPGSTTLEIQVGTPQRTQPKHTTGPCTSCHSKGGELGVVLHANDNRAACAGCHAPLAFELEGPIFVRTHFIHSRSNRFDAPLQQCSSCHLTKESIQRTSKAACLSCHKSYPDSHVAQFGPIESMYVGGGAESFQQCTGACHTRHPGSGL is encoded by the coding sequence ATGGGTGGACTTGGAGCCCCCCGGGCCCTGCTCGCGTCGCTCGCAGGGCTGATGCTCGCCTGCGGCGGACAGGACACCCCGGACGCAGCCTCGCTGGACACGCAGGCGCCGGACACGGTCTCGCTGGAGACGCGCGCACTGGAGACGCGCGCGCTGGACACGCGGTCCGCGGAGAAGGCGCTGCTGGACGCGGATCCCCAGTCGCTGCTTGGTGGCTGGCCCTGGCCTGGCAACAAGACGCCCGCGGTGGCGCTGGCGCTCGAGGTGAAGAACGGCGTGGGACAGCCGCTGCGCGTGCGCGAGGGCTCCACCTTCTTCATCAACCAGATTGATATCCGCACCTTCGTCACCTCCACCAAGGACGAGGGCCTGCGCAACCTCATCGCCCAGAGCGACTTCGGCGGCCTGGGCTGGTGGGGCGTGCGTCAGGTGGACCAGGAGTCCATCGGCGCCCCGGGGCCCTATACCCGCCGCCGCTTTTTCCGGAACGCGGCGTGGATGGACCTGCCCAGCCACTTCATCGTGGAGCCGGTGGACTCGCGCGGCCGGCTCACCGGCGTCCCCATCCTGCTCAACGCGGGCACCGAGCATCAGCGCCGTGCGGGCATGGATGACTTCTTCATCCGCCGCTTCCGCGGCATCCAGACGGCCTCCGGCTGCGCCACGCCCGACGACTGCTCGGCCTCCACCCAGTTCGAGGAAGAGGCCATCCTGGAGCTGCGCAACGCGTACGAGCACGCCCAGCGTCAGACGCTCACGCTGCGCTCCGACACCCGCACGCTGCGCCTGCGCTGGAGCCTGCGTCCGGCCGCGCCCTACGAAATCCCGGTGGAGCAGGTGCGCGACGCGCGCTACGCCTACGGCTTCCGCATTGGCGTGGAGGCCCTCACCCCGCCTCGCCCGGACGGCACCTATGCCCCCGGCACGGAAATCAGCTTCCAGCTCACCCTGCGGGACGGTGCGGGCAACCGGCTCCACGAGAAGGGCTACCTGCCGCCCTACAACGAAGTGGCCCCCGACGGCACCGAATCCGGGCTGCAGTACTACCGGGCCTTCTTCGACGCGACGACCACCTACTACCGGCGCAAGCACCGCGAGCGCATGCTGATGACGCAAATCATCGGGCCGGCGCAGAACATCCAGCCCATCCGCTCCATCGTCGCGCTGGAGGCGTTCCTGGACCCCGAAGTGGACGAGCAGGTGGTGGCCACGCCCGAGCGCGACGGCGTCTTCTCGCAGTTCGCCACCCTGCCCTTCGCCAACGTCCTCTTCGGCGGCGCCTTCATCGACCCGAACCTCTGGAACCAACCCAACACGGACACCTGGCAGTTCAAGCTGCCGGACAACGCGGCCCCCGGCACCTACCTGGTGACGGTGAAGGGCCGCCGCGTGTACCTGGGCGAGGACCTCCCCGGGTCGACGACCCTTGAAATCCAGGTGGGGACCCCGCAGCGCACCCAGCCCAAGCACACCACCGGCCCCTGCACCTCCTGCCACAGCAAGGGCGGTGAGCTGGGCGTGGTGCTGCACGCCAACGACAACCGCGCCGCGTGCGCCGGGTGCCACGCCCCGCTCGCCTTCGAGCTGGAGGGCCCCATCTTCGTGCGCACCCACTTCATCCACTCGCGATCCAACCGCTTTGACGCACCGCTCCAACAGTGCTCGTCATGCCACCTGACGAAGGAGAGCATCCAGCGCACCAGCAAGGCCGCCTGCCTGTCCTGTCACAAGAGCTATCCTGACAGTCACGTGGCGCAATTCGGACCCATCGAGAGCATGTATGTGGGGGGCGGCGCTGAGTCTTTCCAGCAGTGCACCGGCGCCTGTCATACTCGGCATCCCGGAAGCGGCCTCTAA
- a CDS encoding FIST signal transduction protein yields MAQVKMQTARTTLREPDAAAEDLLSQLGSDTPRLVTMFASRERDQHALNRAVRQRLPAGTRLIGATTAGELDNTGIHEGSVVMSALFGDFEVGLGLGAGLSVDAISAGAASIKRACEDLGVRQQDLDPRRFVGLVIDDGFRYKKEELLLGILEKCQTLVLVGGGASDANRDPAKQSAMVHVDGEVATDAVLVALFKTNAPWAALRSHWYVPTGEKLTITKVDESHTRALEIDGHPAAKRYAEILGVSVEELEFGTPRGFAVRPTALRVGREYFIRAAWSPQEDGSILFANLLEEGTELELMKLGDMAGMTRSFFTDEVPRRVQNPQAALLFHCGGRMWYASATNTAQQLAETLKAAPTAAGMNVHFEIYSGFHINTTLTALVFGAN; encoded by the coding sequence ATGGCTCAGGTCAAGATGCAGACGGCTCGCACCACGTTGAGGGAGCCAGATGCCGCCGCGGAGGACCTCCTGAGTCAGCTGGGCAGCGACACGCCCCGCCTGGTGACGATGTTCGCCTCGCGGGAGCGTGACCAGCACGCGCTCAACCGCGCCGTGCGTCAGCGGCTGCCGGCGGGCACGCGCCTGATTGGCGCCACCACCGCGGGCGAGCTGGACAACACCGGCATCCACGAGGGCAGCGTGGTGATGAGCGCCCTCTTCGGAGACTTCGAGGTGGGCCTGGGCCTGGGCGCCGGCCTGTCCGTGGACGCCATCAGCGCGGGCGCGGCCTCCATCAAGCGCGCGTGCGAGGACCTGGGCGTGCGGCAGCAGGACCTGGACCCGCGCCGGTTCGTCGGCCTCGTGATTGACGACGGCTTCCGCTACAAGAAGGAAGAGCTGCTGCTCGGCATCCTGGAGAAGTGCCAGACGCTGGTGCTGGTGGGCGGCGGCGCCAGCGACGCCAACCGCGACCCGGCCAAGCAGTCCGCCATGGTGCACGTGGATGGCGAGGTCGCCACCGACGCGGTGCTGGTGGCCCTCTTCAAGACGAACGCGCCCTGGGCCGCGCTCCGCTCCCACTGGTACGTGCCCACCGGTGAGAAGCTCACCATCACCAAGGTGGATGAGAGCCACACCCGCGCGCTCGAAATCGACGGGCACCCGGCCGCCAAACGCTACGCGGAAATCCTGGGCGTGAGCGTGGAGGAGCTGGAGTTCGGCACGCCCCGGGGCTTCGCCGTGCGCCCCACCGCGCTGCGCGTGGGCCGGGAGTACTTCATCCGCGCCGCCTGGAGCCCGCAGGAGGATGGCTCCATCCTCTTCGCCAACCTGCTGGAGGAAGGCACCGAGCTGGAGCTGATGAAGCTGGGCGACATGGCCGGCATGACGCGCAGCTTCTTCACCGACGAGGTACCCCGCAGGGTCCAGAACCCCCAGGCCGCCCTGCTTTTTCACTGTGGTGGACGCATGTGGTACGCCAGTGCCACCAACACCGCGCAGCAACTGGCGGAAACGCTGAAGGCCGCACCCACCGCCGCTGGGATGAACGTGCACTTCGAAATCTATTCGGGGTTCCACATCAACACCACGCTGACCGCGCTGGTCTTCGGGGCGAACTGA
- a CDS encoding response regulator produces MASSQPPSDSPADNASLLLVAGERECQRVEEALQHAGVTVVTERATTAAAAEAALSRTWGLVLCGSEVPDMGFAEVQALWSKHGKELPFVVLSRDWCEATLEASVRAGALDYITEDRFSRLVPVVQRELRMTADRRRHTATAVQLERTNYLMENIIDAIPFVLFVKDADTRRLVVANKTFADAFRVTKEWLLGKLDHDYFPKEQAESFIAIDTEILETKQMKSFEEVARADGVDRIFATRKLPLLDEHGVARYVMGVTEDITERKQHEEMLRASKAELEAANKQLAASLEEIKRTRAVSARSLASYQQRALQMEIIRQQNEDLDRLAQELAVAKRNEEERAREAEAAARLKSEFLANFSHEIRTPLNGIIGYCDLLMREEGQRLTAHGRRDLNVVKTNAKTLLALINDILDLSKIESGRVEVVTELVDVQELAEECLATVKEYLKGKDVALTTNIDPSARMLRSDALKLRQIMLNLLSNAAKFTDAGEVALSLVPAGNEVIMTVEDTGVGIPSDELPFIFEKFRQVDGSTTRKVGGTGLGLAIVRELSRVLGGNVTVTSTLGRGTTFTVRLPTTLETPDNGGGPHLERGVPVSEVAQHVGTMAQPGSTVLVVDDDPLIQQLVAGQLEPAGFKVVVAEDGIAALKRARELRPQAILLDIHLPKLDGWSVLSQLKSEPSLAGIPVILISVEEQRARGFSLGACEYLVKPVEPDRLVEVVQRSLHQSSGTSTSVGEVLVVDDDSATRELVSRNLRRAGFSTSEARSGEDALLKARVSPPALVVLDLMMPNLDGFEVLRRLRAEKLQVPVVVLTGKTLSAEEEALLRDGFAGFVKKGGHALEDVIAQAKGLLLSQRAASAGKLARILYVEDSAQNRDIVRRYLNGHFEVIEAEDGEHGLERAIRDAPDLILMDLSLPRLDGWEVTRRLRALPAAANVPVIAVTAHAGREYQDKAHAAGCTAYLTKPLDRDQLLEMIRKHLGRTHV; encoded by the coding sequence ATGGCCTCCTCGCAGCCTCCCTCTGACTCTCCGGCGGACAATGCGTCGCTCCTGCTCGTGGCCGGCGAGCGTGAGTGCCAACGCGTGGAGGAAGCCCTCCAGCACGCGGGCGTGACGGTGGTGACGGAGCGCGCCACCACGGCGGCCGCGGCGGAGGCCGCGCTGTCACGCACGTGGGGCCTGGTGCTGTGCGGCTCGGAAGTCCCTGACATGGGCTTCGCCGAGGTCCAGGCGCTGTGGAGCAAGCACGGCAAGGAGCTGCCCTTCGTGGTGCTGTCGCGCGACTGGTGCGAGGCCACGCTGGAGGCCAGCGTGCGCGCCGGAGCGCTCGACTACATCACCGAGGACCGCTTCAGCCGCCTGGTGCCCGTGGTGCAGCGCGAGCTGCGGATGACGGCGGACCGCCGCCGCCACACCGCCACCGCGGTGCAGTTGGAGCGCACCAACTACCTGATGGAGAACATCATCGACGCGATTCCGTTCGTCCTCTTCGTGAAGGACGCGGACACGCGCCGGCTGGTGGTGGCCAACAAGACGTTCGCGGACGCCTTCCGCGTCACCAAGGAATGGCTGCTGGGGAAGCTGGACCACGACTACTTCCCCAAGGAGCAGGCCGAGTCGTTCATCGCCATCGACACGGAGATTCTCGAAACCAAGCAGATGAAGTCCTTCGAGGAGGTGGCCCGCGCAGACGGCGTGGACCGCATCTTCGCCACGCGCAAGCTGCCCCTGCTCGACGAGCACGGCGTGGCCCGCTACGTGATGGGCGTCACCGAGGACATCACCGAGCGCAAGCAGCACGAAGAGATGCTGCGCGCGTCCAAGGCGGAGCTGGAGGCGGCCAACAAGCAGCTCGCCGCCAGCCTGGAGGAAATCAAGCGCACCCGCGCCGTGTCCGCCCGCTCGCTGGCGTCCTACCAGCAGCGCGCGCTGCAGATGGAAATCATCCGTCAGCAGAACGAGGACCTGGACCGGCTGGCCCAGGAGCTGGCGGTGGCCAAGCGCAACGAGGAGGAGCGCGCCCGGGAGGCCGAAGCCGCCGCCCGCCTCAAGAGCGAGTTCCTGGCCAACTTCAGCCACGAAATCCGCACCCCGCTCAACGGCATCATCGGCTACTGCGACCTGCTGATGCGCGAGGAGGGCCAACGGCTGACGGCGCACGGCCGCCGCGACCTCAACGTCGTGAAGACGAACGCCAAGACGCTGCTGGCGCTCATCAACGACATCCTGGACCTGTCCAAGATTGAGTCCGGCCGCGTGGAGGTCGTCACCGAGCTGGTGGACGTGCAGGAGCTGGCCGAGGAGTGCCTGGCCACGGTGAAGGAGTACCTCAAGGGCAAGGACGTGGCCCTCACCACCAACATCGACCCGTCCGCCCGCATGCTCCGCTCGGACGCGCTGAAGCTGCGGCAGATCATGCTCAACCTGCTCAGCAACGCCGCCAAGTTCACCGACGCGGGCGAGGTGGCGCTGAGCCTGGTGCCCGCGGGCAACGAAGTCATCATGACGGTGGAGGACACCGGCGTCGGAATCCCCTCCGACGAGTTGCCCTTCATCTTCGAGAAGTTCCGCCAGGTGGACGGCTCCACCACGCGCAAGGTGGGCGGCACCGGCCTGGGGCTGGCCATCGTCCGCGAGCTGTCCCGCGTGCTGGGCGGCAATGTCACCGTGACGTCCACGCTGGGCCGCGGCACCACCTTCACGGTGCGCCTGCCCACCACGCTGGAGACGCCGGACAACGGCGGCGGGCCGCACCTGGAGCGCGGCGTGCCCGTGTCGGAAGTGGCCCAGCACGTGGGCACCATGGCCCAGCCGGGCAGCACGGTGCTGGTGGTGGACGACGACCCGCTCATCCAGCAGCTGGTGGCCGGACAGCTGGAGCCCGCGGGCTTCAAGGTGGTGGTGGCCGAGGACGGCATCGCCGCCCTCAAGCGGGCCCGCGAGCTGCGGCCCCAGGCCATCCTCCTGGACATCCACCTGCCCAAGCTGGACGGCTGGTCGGTGCTCAGCCAGCTCAAGAGCGAGCCCTCGCTGGCCGGCATCCCCGTCATCCTCATCTCCGTGGAGGAGCAGCGCGCGCGCGGCTTCTCCCTGGGGGCGTGCGAGTACCTCGTCAAGCCGGTGGAGCCAGACCGGTTGGTGGAGGTGGTGCAGCGCAGCCTCCATCAGTCCTCCGGCACCTCCACCAGCGTGGGTGAGGTGCTGGTGGTGGACGACGACTCGGCCACCCGCGAACTGGTCAGCCGCAACCTGCGCCGCGCAGGCTTCTCCACCTCCGAGGCCCGCAGCGGCGAGGACGCCCTGCTCAAGGCGCGCGTGTCCCCGCCCGCCCTGGTGGTGCTGGATTTGATGATGCCCAACCTGGACGGCTTCGAGGTCCTGCGCCGGCTGCGCGCGGAGAAGCTCCAGGTGCCCGTGGTGGTGCTCACCGGCAAGACGCTCTCCGCGGAGGAAGAGGCCCTCTTGCGTGACGGCTTCGCCGGCTTCGTGAAGAAGGGCGGCCACGCGCTGGAGGATGTCATCGCCCAGGCCAAGGGCCTGCTGCTGTCCCAGCGCGCCGCCAGCGCCGGCAAGCTGGCCCGCATCCTCTATGTGGAGGACAGCGCGCAGAACCGCGACATCGTCCGCCGCTACCTCAACGGCCACTTCGAGGTCATCGAAGCGGAGGACGGCGAGCACGGCTTGGAGCGCGCCATCCGCGACGCGCCGGACCTCATCCTGATGGACCTGTCGCTCCCCCGCCTGGACGGCTGGGAAGTCACCCGCAGGTTGCGAGCCCTACCCGCCGCGGCCAATGTTCCCGTCATCGCGGTGACGGCACACGCGGGGCGGGAGTATCAGGACAAGGCACACGCGGCCGGTTGCACCGCGTATCTCACCAAGCCCCTTGATCGTGACCAGTTGCTCGAGATGATTCGAAAGCATCTAGGGAGAACCCATGTCTGA
- a CDS encoding response regulator, whose amino-acid sequence MSEEKARVLVVDDDPDLLDLVQRSLSAYGFEVLTHTSALGVSNLVRSVEPDFVLIDVNFPALKGDKVVNLARQYALPKTKFILYSASDESKLRSLALASGADGYISKSVQGEELAQRLRAFHLKPRPPTPTPAPTT is encoded by the coding sequence ATGTCTGAAGAAAAAGCGCGCGTCCTGGTGGTGGACGACGACCCGGACCTGCTCGACCTCGTACAGCGCTCGCTGAGCGCCTACGGCTTCGAGGTGCTCACGCACACCTCCGCGCTGGGTGTCTCCAACCTCGTCCGCTCGGTGGAGCCGGACTTCGTCCTCATCGACGTGAACTTCCCCGCGCTCAAGGGCGACAAGGTCGTCAACCTGGCGCGCCAGTACGCGCTGCCGAAGACGAAGTTCATCCTCTATTCAGCATCCGACGAATCGAAGCTGCGCTCACTGGCGCTCGCGTCCGGTGCGGACGGATATATCTCCAAAAGCGTGCAGGGCGAGGAGCTGGCACAGCGCCTGCGCGCCTTCCACCTGAAGCCCCGGCCGCCCACCCCGACGCCCGCTCCCACCACCTGA
- a CDS encoding tryptophan 2,3-dioxygenase family protein → MSASINYSHAEKLRLELAEPLFNPLLKKWVGKGELDYEVYLKTPTLLSLQAPDGERVAHDELMFQVVHQAQELWLKLASREAVEVVAELDRDALWAASSRLERICRVLQAVKQELAILETMTPDTYQVIRRSLGNGSGQESPGYNMLRRVAQGLEGALDRLLARRGLALASVYTAGGPDDLKRICEQLVDMDEAFQGWLHAHFQLVRRTIGVDRTVKALDGLPTQVLAGRMMLPLFRQLWDVRLELTSGWQREGGIAPGANRAPPGGGCPMAHAARMQVEQP, encoded by the coding sequence ATGAGCGCGTCCATCAATTACAGTCACGCCGAAAAACTACGACTCGAACTGGCAGAACCCCTCTTCAACCCCCTCTTGAAGAAGTGGGTGGGCAAGGGCGAGCTCGATTACGAGGTCTACCTCAAGACCCCCACACTGCTGTCGTTGCAGGCGCCGGACGGCGAGCGCGTCGCCCATGACGAGCTGATGTTCCAGGTGGTGCACCAGGCGCAGGAGCTCTGGCTGAAGCTGGCCTCGCGCGAGGCGGTGGAAGTCGTAGCCGAGCTGGACCGGGACGCGCTGTGGGCCGCCTCGTCGCGGCTGGAGCGCATCTGCCGGGTGCTCCAGGCGGTGAAGCAGGAGCTGGCCATCCTGGAGACGATGACGCCGGACACCTACCAGGTCATCCGGCGCAGCCTGGGCAACGGCAGCGGCCAGGAGTCCCCCGGCTACAACATGCTGCGGCGGGTGGCGCAGGGGCTGGAAGGCGCCCTGGACCGGCTGCTCGCGCGGCGCGGGCTGGCGCTGGCGTCCGTGTACACCGCGGGGGGCCCGGACGACTTGAAGCGAATCTGCGAGCAGCTGGTGGACATGGACGAGGCCTTCCAGGGCTGGCTCCATGCCCACTTCCAGCTGGTGCGCCGCACCATTGGCGTGGACCGCACCGTGAAGGCGCTGGACGGCCTGCCCACGCAGGTGCTCGCGGGGCGGATGATGCTGCCGCTGTTCCGCCAGCTCTGGGACGTGCGGCTGGAGCTGACGTCCGGGTGGCAGCGCGAGGGCGGCATCGCCCCGGGTGCCAACCGGGCCCCTCCCGGCGGCGGCTGCCCCATGGCGCACGCGGCCAGGATGCAGGTGGAACAGCCATGA
- a CDS encoding methyltransferase, with amino-acid sequence MKGEATALASTPRALLHLLYNGARAVDVLEASLDLGLLDALEPGPVTLGELAARHRLVPVRLYKLLDCLESLGLVRREQPTDALESARYQAVPGLRAAAQAVLGPQSLEKDRERYAWHELHGQLPQVLRGERSMPPAAFDWPPRTAEQVAGFEASMAAGLPPILETFRAHRDRLWERGGRVLDVGGGDGTLAAHLASEHPGLHVDVFNLPATEPLVARTRERFGLSPERLGFQGGDFLRGPLPGGYDTLCFVRVLHDWPADTARALLVAARDALPPGGRVLICEEFRTPERLAAQFFWSYFLMGVDTCVSRLREVEHYLRVLDETGFKDAEVLPGPFELILAHR; translated from the coding sequence ATGAAGGGGGAGGCCACGGCCCTGGCTTCCACCCCTCGCGCGCTGCTCCACCTGCTGTACAACGGCGCCCGCGCCGTGGACGTCCTGGAGGCCTCCCTGGACCTGGGGCTGCTGGACGCCCTGGAGCCGGGCCCCGTCACCCTGGGAGAGCTGGCGGCGCGGCACCGGCTGGTGCCCGTGCGGCTCTACAAGCTGCTCGACTGCCTGGAGAGCCTGGGGCTGGTGCGGCGCGAGCAGCCCACCGACGCCCTGGAGTCCGCGCGCTACCAGGCCGTCCCGGGCCTGCGCGCCGCCGCCCAGGCCGTGCTGGGCCCGCAGTCCCTGGAGAAGGACCGGGAGCGCTACGCCTGGCACGAGCTGCACGGGCAGCTTCCCCAGGTGCTGCGCGGTGAGCGCTCCATGCCCCCCGCCGCCTTCGACTGGCCTCCCCGCACCGCCGAGCAGGTGGCGGGCTTCGAGGCCAGCATGGCCGCGGGCCTGCCCCCCATCCTGGAGACGTTCCGCGCCCACCGCGACCGGCTCTGGGAGCGCGGCGGCCGCGTGCTCGACGTGGGCGGGGGTGACGGCACGCTGGCCGCCCACCTGGCGAGCGAGCACCCGGGCCTTCACGTGGACGTGTTCAACCTGCCCGCCACCGAGCCGCTGGTGGCGCGCACCCGCGAGCGCTTTGGGCTCTCCCCCGAGCGCCTGGGCTTCCAGGGCGGTGACTTCCTCCGGGGACCGCTGCCCGGCGGCTACGACACGCTCTGCTTCGTGCGGGTGCTGCATGACTGGCCCGCGGACACGGCGCGCGCGCTGCTCGTGGCCGCGCGCGACGCGCTCCCACCCGGTGGCCGCGTCCTCATCTGCGAGGAGTTCCGCACCCCGGAGCGGCTGGCGGCCCAGTTCTTCTGGTCCTACTTCCTCATGGGCGTGGACACCTGCGTGAGCCGCCTGCGCGAGGTGGAGCACTACCTGCGTGTCCTGGACGAGACGGGTTTCAAGGACGCCGAAGTCCTGCCCGGCCCCTTCGAACTCATCCTGGCCCACCGGTAA
- a CDS encoding dienelactone hydrolase family protein, whose product MKKQGSRRSDEGSEKAVRGLVTPPQGTGGWTPPAADGEVRIPVEEGVELRGLLQVPPGATGVVVMVRGHGSSRRGAMDQEVARLLQNEGLATLAVDLLTAAEEEACRERDLRFNLGLFGGRLAGVARWLRRAPRTSALRIGYFGAYTGAAAALAAAAMRPEAVDAVVCRGGRLAQPGAALARVRAPTLLIVGAEDASAQEPHRRTYAALTTEKRLEVIPGATHRFEEPGTLTQMVDLACIWFLQHLGAPRWDSLPAPRAAGS is encoded by the coding sequence ATGAAGAAGCAGGGTTCACGCAGGTCGGATGAAGGCTCGGAGAAGGCGGTCCGCGGGCTGGTGACCCCGCCGCAAGGCACGGGAGGCTGGACGCCGCCCGCCGCGGACGGAGAGGTCCGCATCCCCGTGGAGGAAGGAGTGGAGTTGAGGGGCCTGCTCCAGGTCCCTCCGGGCGCCACCGGCGTGGTGGTGATGGTCCGGGGCCACGGCAGCAGCCGCCGCGGCGCCATGGACCAGGAAGTCGCCCGGCTGTTGCAGAACGAGGGGCTGGCCACCCTGGCGGTGGACCTGCTGACGGCGGCGGAAGAGGAGGCCTGCCGCGAGCGGGACCTGCGCTTCAACCTGGGCCTCTTCGGCGGACGTCTGGCGGGCGTGGCGCGCTGGCTGCGGCGCGCGCCTCGCACCAGCGCCCTGCGCATTGGCTACTTCGGGGCGTACACGGGCGCGGCCGCGGCCCTGGCCGCCGCGGCGATGCGGCCAGAGGCGGTGGACGCGGTGGTGTGCCGGGGCGGACGCCTGGCGCAGCCGGGGGCGGCGCTGGCCCGGGTGCGCGCGCCCACCCTGCTCATCGTCGGCGCGGAGGACGCGTCCGCGCAGGAGCCCCACCGCCGCACCTACGCCGCGCTGACGACGGAGAAGCGTCTGGAGGTCATCCCCGGCGCCACGCACCGCTTCGAGGAGCCCGGCACGCTGACGCAGATGGTGGACCTGGCGTGCATCTGGTTCCTCCAGCACCTGGGCGCGCCGCGCTGGGATTCCCTGCCCGCGCCGCGCGCCGCCGGGAGCTGA